The following proteins come from a genomic window of Phycisphaeraceae bacterium:
- a CDS encoding acyl-CoA desaturase, translated as MYFKSAILILVFTALYLALVFVARTWWQAVPLSIALGFATALIGLNIQHDGGHDAYSSRRWINALAAIFLDVIGGSSYIWHHRHSVLHHTYVNITGHDTDIDLGVLGRVTPYQRRLPIHRWQHWYMWPLYGLMAIRWQLFGDIADVLRGRVGGHAIPRPKGRDLIVFVGGKLVFFTLAIGVPNLFHSWWVVLIYYGAVGVVVGITLSIVFQLSHVVEEAEFVPPSSTNRIDNAWAIHQVESTVDFARNSRVAAWLLGGLNFQIEHHLLPRVCHVHYRALAPLVEQVCREFGVRYQQHPSIGAGIASHFRWLRTMGRTDAIGAPVAR; from the coding sequence ATGTACTTCAAGTCGGCGATTCTGATCCTTGTCTTCACGGCGCTGTATCTCGCGCTCGTGTTCGTCGCGCGAACATGGTGGCAAGCCGTGCCGCTCTCGATCGCGCTGGGGTTCGCAACGGCGCTAATCGGACTCAACATCCAGCATGACGGAGGGCACGACGCGTACTCCAGCCGCCGGTGGATCAACGCCTTGGCAGCCATCTTCCTCGATGTCATCGGCGGCAGCTCCTACATCTGGCACCACCGCCACTCGGTTCTTCACCACACATATGTAAACATCACAGGGCACGACACGGACATCGACCTGGGCGTGCTTGGTCGAGTGACGCCATATCAGCGACGCCTTCCGATCCATCGCTGGCAGCACTGGTACATGTGGCCGCTCTACGGACTCATGGCGATCCGCTGGCAGCTATTCGGTGACATCGCCGATGTGCTGCGCGGGCGGGTCGGCGGTCATGCGATTCCACGGCCGAAGGGCCGCGACCTCATCGTCTTCGTCGGAGGAAAGTTGGTCTTCTTCACACTCGCCATCGGAGTACCCAACCTCTTTCACTCATGGTGGGTCGTTCTCATTTACTACGGCGCGGTCGGCGTGGTCGTCGGAATCACGCTGAGCATCGTGTTTCAGCTCTCTCATGTCGTGGAAGAGGCCGAGTTTGTTCCTCCTTCGTCGACGAACCGCATCGACAACGCATGGGCCATTCACCAGGTGGAGAGCACGGTCGACTTCGCGCGAAACAGCCGTGTCGCGGCCTGGCTCCTCGGCGGGCTCAACTTCCAGATCGAACACCACCTCCTCCCGCGCGTGTGCCATGTCCACTATCGCGCCCTGGCGCCGCTCGTCGAACAGGTCTGTCGCGAATTCGGGGTGCGCTATCAGCAGCACCCCAGCATCGGTGCCGGGATTGCATCGCACTTCCGTTGGCTTCGAACGATGGGCCGGACAGATGCGATCGGGGCGCCGGTAGCGAGGTGA